Proteins encoded together in one Chitinophaga sp. LS1 window:
- a CDS encoding DUF6526 family protein codes for MEKQNYQNHIRYYPPHHFVFYPVLLVGIICSISFAIKHPDASWEWIFITLLLLIIGWLGFMLRQHYALTTQDRIVRLEVRFRYFTITGQRFELLEKNLSLGQILALRFASDGELPDLVKRAIAENLSPDQIKRAVVDWQGDYMRV; via the coding sequence ATGGAAAAACAAAACTATCAAAACCACATCCGGTACTACCCACCTCATCACTTCGTATTCTACCCTGTCCTTTTAGTGGGTATAATATGCAGTATCTCCTTCGCCATTAAACATCCGGATGCATCATGGGAATGGATATTCATTACCCTCCTATTGCTCATCATCGGTTGGCTCGGCTTCATGCTCAGACAGCATTACGCCCTTACTACCCAGGATAGGATCGTCAGATTAGAAGTAAGGTTCAGATACTTCACTATCACCGGCCAGCGGTTTGAGCTATTAGAAAAGAATCTTTCCCTTGGTCAGATCTTAGCCCTAAGGTTCGCATCTGATGGAGAATTGCCTGACCTGGTAAAAAGAGCCATTGCGGAAAACCTCTCACCTGATCAGATTAAGCGTGCAGTTGTAGATTGGCAGGGTGATTATATGAGAGTATAA
- a CDS encoding AraC family transcriptional regulator, giving the protein MLEKDRILVSCYHHVSREGENFIGEHSLGYVVAGTQEVYLDGVHYVFKEGDFRFFARNQLAKFVKIPPVGGGDFKTVGIRMDQELLHSLSQEMGLKADGIFRGEKNFHLPEHQLLTHYRDSLQPYIDGEGVHNPMLTMMKVKEAAMLLLQLKPELKNLLFDFSAPGKIDLEAYMNEHYKFNVDISRFAYLAGRSLATFKRDFEKVFHTTPGKWLQQKRLEDAYYLIKEKGWKSTDVYLEVGFKDLSHFSFVFKKAYGVAPSRVSA; this is encoded by the coding sequence ATGTTAGAAAAGGATAGAATACTGGTGTCTTGTTACCATCACGTGAGTAGAGAGGGTGAGAATTTCATTGGAGAACATTCGTTGGGTTATGTAGTCGCGGGTACGCAGGAGGTGTATTTAGATGGAGTGCATTATGTGTTTAAAGAAGGTGATTTCAGGTTCTTTGCAAGAAATCAGCTGGCGAAGTTTGTAAAGATTCCACCAGTTGGAGGAGGTGATTTTAAGACAGTGGGGATTAGGATGGATCAGGAGTTATTACATAGTTTAAGTCAGGAAATGGGCTTGAAAGCGGATGGCATTTTTCGTGGTGAGAAGAATTTCCATTTGCCAGAGCATCAGCTATTGACACATTATAGAGATTCATTGCAGCCTTATATAGATGGGGAGGGAGTGCATAATCCCATGTTGACAATGATGAAGGTGAAGGAGGCAGCAATGTTGTTATTGCAATTGAAGCCTGAGTTGAAGAATTTGTTGTTTGATTTTAGTGCGCCAGGGAAGATAGACCTGGAGGCGTATATGAATGAGCATTATAAATTTAATGTGGATATTAGCAGGTTTGCGTATTTGGCAGGGCGGAGTTTGGCGACATTTAAGCGGGATTTTGAAAAGGTGTTTCATACTACACCCGGGAAGTGGTTGCAGCAGAAGCGATTGGAGGATGCGTATTATTTGATAAAGGAGAAGGGATGGAAGTCTACAGATGTGTATTTGGAAGTTGGGTTTAAGGATTTGTCACATTTTTCGTTTGTGTTTAAGAAGGCGTATGGGGTGGCGCCGTCGAGGGTGAGTGCGTGA
- a CDS encoding GlxA family transcriptional regulator: protein MKHISILIPRGAASLGCIEGTHKMFFNVNRFLTDRGEDPLFTIQLVGLTHDAMVYDGFCKVTPDLSIQDNFTTDLIIIPAVNGEMDKVIAANSDFFPWIRAQYAGGAEVASLCVGAFLLAATGLLDGKKCSTHWQSEHLFRKMFPDVEMVSDRIITDENGIYSSGGANSFWNLLLYLVEKYTDREMAIFCAKFFAIEIDRFSQSPFIMFRGQRDHLDDDIKRAQDFIEQNFQERITVDQLASLCTMGRRSFERRFKKATSNTVSEYIQRVKIEAAKKGFETSRKNINEVMCEVGYADNKAFRTVFKRKTGLSPVEYRNKYNKEAIAV from the coding sequence ATGAAACACATATCTATATTAATTCCCAGAGGTGCCGCGTCCCTGGGCTGTATTGAAGGCACACATAAAATGTTCTTTAACGTGAATCGCTTCCTGACCGACCGGGGAGAAGATCCTTTATTTACTATCCAACTGGTAGGCCTGACCCACGATGCTATGGTATATGATGGATTTTGTAAAGTAACCCCGGATCTGAGTATACAGGATAACTTCACTACTGACCTGATCATTATCCCTGCTGTAAACGGGGAAATGGACAAAGTCATTGCCGCCAACAGCGATTTCTTCCCCTGGATCAGGGCACAGTATGCAGGCGGAGCGGAAGTTGCCAGTCTATGTGTAGGCGCTTTTCTGCTGGCAGCCACTGGTTTGCTGGATGGTAAGAAGTGCAGTACCCACTGGCAGTCTGAGCACCTGTTCAGAAAAATGTTTCCTGATGTGGAAATGGTATCTGACAGGATTATCACCGATGAGAACGGGATTTATTCCAGCGGAGGGGCAAATTCTTTCTGGAATTTACTCCTGTACCTGGTAGAAAAATATACTGACCGGGAAATGGCGATCTTCTGCGCGAAGTTCTTTGCTATTGAAATTGACAGGTTTAGTCAGTCGCCGTTTATCATGTTCCGCGGACAGCGGGATCATCTGGATGATGATATTAAGCGGGCACAGGATTTTATTGAGCAAAACTTTCAGGAGCGGATCACGGTTGATCAATTGGCATCGCTTTGTACGATGGGGAGAAGGAGTTTTGAAAGGAGATTTAAGAAGGCAACCAGCAATACGGTTTCTGAATATATTCAACGGGTGAAGATAGAAGCTGCCAAAAAAGGGTTTGAAACCAGCCGTAAAAATATTAATGAGGTGATGTGTGAGGTGGGGTATGCGGATAATAAGGCGTTTAGAACTGTATTTAAGAGGAAGACGGGGTTATCGCCGGTGGAGTATCGGAATAAGTATAATAAGGAGGCGATTGCGGTGTGA
- a CDS encoding saccharopine dehydrogenase family protein translates to MLDQTFLLYGANGYTGELIARYATAFGLQPILAGRNKPALEKLGAALNLPVRVFALEDKPAMQKALQEVAVVVNAAGPYDFTAKQLVEACITEGRHYLDLNGDAIIYDMIRTYDKAARDSGVMLLPGAGYDVVPTDCLALWLKQQMPDARSLKIAFAILNSALSRGTAINTVLKLGLPGLSRIDGRLVEEPVGKKGMYVQFPGVKKKLFTMSLPWGDLSTAYVSTGIPNIETYININKAAWFFLKGQGAYNWLLKTQFVRGIANAIVKRQSPGPDQVMRDKTNALIWAQVSNAKGDVLTANMVVPEAYTLTALAALLITKKVLKKDFKSGYQTPATAYGAELIMEIEGVKRELVA, encoded by the coding sequence ATGTTGGATCAAACATTCCTGCTCTATGGAGCAAATGGCTATACCGGAGAATTAATAGCACGCTACGCGACAGCATTTGGTTTGCAACCTATATTGGCTGGTAGAAATAAACCGGCATTGGAGAAATTGGGGGCAGCGTTGAACTTGCCTGTCAGGGTATTTGCATTGGAGGATAAACCTGCTATGCAAAAGGCTTTGCAAGAGGTCGCTGTAGTTGTAAATGCTGCCGGACCGTACGACTTTACAGCGAAGCAACTCGTCGAAGCATGTATTACCGAAGGTAGGCATTACCTGGATTTGAATGGTGATGCGATTATTTATGACATGATCCGTACTTATGATAAGGCGGCACGCGATAGTGGTGTGATGCTGCTGCCGGGTGCAGGTTATGATGTGGTACCGACCGACTGTCTTGCGCTATGGTTGAAACAACAAATGCCGGATGCACGTTCGTTGAAGATTGCATTTGCTATATTGAATAGTGCTTTATCAAGAGGAACAGCTATTAATACCGTGCTTAAATTGGGACTACCCGGTTTGTCAAGAATAGATGGAAGATTGGTGGAAGAACCTGTAGGGAAAAAAGGGATGTATGTGCAATTCCCCGGGGTGAAAAAGAAGTTGTTCACAATGAGTTTGCCATGGGGCGATTTGAGTACGGCTTATGTTTCCACAGGTATACCGAATATTGAGACGTATATTAATATAAACAAAGCGGCCTGGTTTTTCCTGAAAGGACAAGGTGCTTATAATTGGTTGCTGAAGACGCAATTTGTACGTGGCATTGCCAATGCGATTGTTAAAAGACAATCACCGGGGCCGGATCAGGTAATGAGGGATAAAACGAATGCGCTTATCTGGGCACAAGTGAGTAATGCGAAAGGAGATGTGCTTACTGCAAATATGGTGGTGCCTGAAGCTTATACATTGACTGCGTTGGCTGCGCTGTTGATTACAAAGAAAGTATTAAAAAAGGATTTTAAATCAGGATATCAAACACCCGCTACTGCCTATGGGGCGGAGTTGATTATGGAAATAGAAGGTGTAAAAAGAGAACTTGTTGCATAA